The Variovorax sp. S12S4 genome includes the window CGGACAGCGAGCAGACGCAGGAAGTGCGCTGGCTGCTGCGGCCCACGGCCTGAGTTCTTCTTGCCGGCTCAGGCGCGCTCGAGGGCGCGCGTCACCATGTCGTTGGGCGCAAGCCGCAGCAGATGCGGCAGCCAGCCCTTCGCCATTTCGCGCTCGCCGGCATGCAGCAATCCGTTGGCGCAGGCTGAGAGCGTATCGGCCAGTTCCGGATGGTCGGGCGCGGTCTTCAGCAGCACGCGGCACAGCTTGTCGGCGTCCTGGAACTGGCGCACGCGCGTGAAGCGCCGGGCGAGCCGGGCCATGTCGTCGGGCTTCAGGCGCGCGCCGGGCTTGGCCTGGTCGAGGTAGGTGGTGTAGCTGGCGTGCTGCAGCGCCAGCGTGTCGGGGTCGGTGGCGGGCAGGCGGAAGATGCGGCGCGCGGCCTGGTGAAAGTCTTCGCTCGCGGGCTGCAGCCGCGCGGTGTTGAACCAGGCGCGCAGTGTGTCGGTGTCGCCAGGTTGCAATGCGGCGGCGGCGCGCCATTCGGCGGCGGCGGCCTCGAACTTCATGGCGGCGCCCAGCCGCCGCGCCGCGGCCACGTGGCCGTTGAACTCCTCGTCGCCGTTCGACTGTTCCGAAGCCACGGTCTCCGGCGTCTTCACGCGGTTCAGCGCCATGGCGCAGGCCATCAGCGCTGCGCCGGTCAAAAGGCCGCCCAGGTGCGCCATGTAGGCAATGCCCTGGCCGCCCACCGCGTGCTGGAGCAATTCATTGGCAATCCAGGCCGGCAGCAGCAGCAGGGCCGGCGCCGTGACGTAGTTGAAATAGAAGAACAGCTGGTAGAAGAACCGGATGCGCCGCAGCCTGTACATCACCGCGTACATGCCCATCAGCGCCGACACCGCACCCGAGGCGCCCAGGCCGTAGCTGCCCTTGCCCGCATAGGCCCAGTCGGCCAGCACCGAGGCGCCCACCGCGCCCAGGATGTAGAAGCTCAGGTAGGTGCCGCGGCCGAGTGCCAGCTCGACCGAAAACCCGAACAGGAAGAGGAACAGCATGTTGCCCAGCAGGTGCCCTGTGCTGCCGTGCAGGAAGGCCGCGGTGACCCAGGTCCAGGGCTTGAACTCCGCGTCCTTGGTGTAGTCCTGCGCCCAGCGTTCAGTGAACGGCGCGGGCTGCATCGATTCGTACTGCTGGCGGTCGCGCTTCCACTCGGCGTACCGAGGGTTCGCGGGTGTGACCACGCCATCTGCCCGCAGCTTTTGCAGGAACGCTTTTTCCTGCTGCATGCCGTCGAGCAGCGGCCCTGTCTGCTTGCGGGCCAGCAGCCGCTGCGCGGCCTTGGCGCGCGGGGAACGTGTTTCCTCGAGCCAGTCCACGAAGGGCGGCAGCTCCAGCTCGGGCAGCACGCTCTGCGCGTAATAGTGGGCCGCGCGTTCGTCGGCCTTTTCTTCACTGCGCTGCGGCCCCCAGAACACGATCATGTTCACGAGGATCAGCAGCACCGTCATCCACGGTGGATTGCGCCAGCTCGGTTTGTTCTCGAGCGGGATGGCGTAGAACAAGCGGGGCCTTGAAGGTCAGGCGAGGCGTGCGCGATGGCGGGCGATTTGCGCCTTGACCTGCGCCGGCGCGGTGCCGCCGAGGATGTTGCGCGCGTTGAGCGAGCCGCGCAGGCTCAGCACGTCGTACACGTCCTTCTCGATCTTCGGGTTGAACTGCTGCAGCACGGCCAGCGGCAACTCCGCGAGGTCGACCTTGTGCGAGGTGGCGGCCTTCACGGCGTGGGCCACGGTTTCGTGCGCATCGCGGAAGGGCAGGCCCTTTTTCACGAGGTAGTCGGCCAGGTCGGTGGCGGTGGCGTAGCCGCGCAGGGCGGCGGCTTCCATGGCCTCGGGCTTCACGGTGATGCCGCCGATCATCTCGGCAAAGATGCGCAGCGTGTCCTTGAGCGTGTCGACGGTGTCGAACAGCGGCTCCTTGTCTTCCTGGTTGTCCTTGTTGTAGGCCAGCGGCTGGCCCTTCATCAGCGTGATGAGCGCCATCAGGTGGCCGACCACGCGGCCGGTCTTGCCGCGCGCCAGCTCAGGCACGTCGGGGTTCTTCTTCTGCGGCATGATCGAAGAGCCGGTCGTGAAGCGGTCGGCAATCTGGATGAAGCCGAAGTTCTGGCTCATCCAGAGAATGAGTTCTTCGCTCATGCGGCTGATGTGCACCATGCACAGGCTGGCGGCGGCGGTGAACTCGATCGCAAAGTCGCGATCGCTCACGGCGTCCAGGCTGTTCTGGCACACGCCGTCCATCTTCAGGGTCTTGGCCACCAGTTCGCGGTCGAGCGGGTAGCTGGTGCCGGCCAGTGCGGCGGCACCCAGCGGCAGGCGGTTCACGCGCTTGCGCACGTCCTGCAGGCGCTCGGCGTCGCGGCTGAACATTTCCACGTAGGCCAGCATGTGGTGGCCAAAGCTCACCGGCTGCGCCACCTGCAGGTGCGTGAAGCCGGGCAGGATGACGTCGACATTCTTTTCGGCGATGTCCACCAGCGAGACCTGCAGCGCGACGAGCAGGTCGGCGATCAGGTCGATTTCGCCACGCAGCCACAGGCGCACGTCGGTCGCGACCTGGTCGTTGCGGCTGCGGCCGGTGTGCAGGCGCTTGCCGGCATCGCCCACGAGCTGGGTCAGCCGGGCCTCGATGTTCAGGTGCACGTCTTCCAGGTCGAGTTTCCACTCGAAGGCGCCCGATTCGATTTCAGCGCGGATCTGCGCCATCCCACGTTCGATTTCGGCGTGGTCCTGCTTGGCGATGATGCTTTGGGCGGCCAGCATGCCGGCATGCGCCAGCGAACCCTCGATATCGGCCTGCCACAGACGCTTGTCGAAGAACACGCTGGCGGTGTAGCGCTTCACGAGGTCGCTCATGGGTTCGGAGAACAGGGCCGACCAGGCTTCGGATTTCTTGTCGAGTTGGTTTTGGGTCATGGGAGCCGTTCGAGAGGCAATAATGGGTTGGTTACCCAATGTATCTGTGATGCGCAACCCGGCGATTTTATCGGCCACCTCCAACCCCACGCCTCCGTCCTCGCCGGAAAGAGGGCGTTTGCCTGCGCGCGGCGGTTCCGGGCTGTTCGACGCCTGCCAGATCGGCGTGGTCCTGCGCGCGGTTCTCTTCGTCGAGGCGCTGGTGGCAACCGCCACGCTTTTCGTATCGTCCTCCCCGGGCGAATGGCTGGTGCAGACCGCTACCGTCACCGGCGGTGCCCTGCCCGCTACGCTTCTTTGGCTGGTGGCGGCCTGCGCGCTCAAGAAGCCGCTCGGGCGCCTGCCGCGGCAGGCGCAGTACGCCGCGGGCGCAGTGCTGGGCGCGGTTTCGGCGCTCTACGGCTGCGGCCTGTTGCGGCTGACCGGTGTGCTGGGCACGGCGCCGTGGCTCGCCAGCGCCGTGGCGGGCGCCTTCATCGCCGGCATGGTCATGGCGGCCATGGTGCTGCGCGCGCGCGGCCAGACGCCCGCCGCCATGACCGCCCGGCTCGAGGAACTGCAATCGCGCATCCGCCCGCACTTTCTGTTCAACACCCTCAACAGCGCCATTGCACTGGTGCGCGAAGAGCCCGCCAAGGCCGAGACCATGCTGGAAGACCTGGCCGAACTGTTCCGCCAGGCGCTGGCCGACCCCGGCGAATCGGGCACGCTGGCCGACGAGATCGCGCTGGCCGAGCGCTACCTGGCCATCGAGCAGGTGCGTTTCGGCGACCGCCTGCGCATTCGCTGGGACCTCGATGCCGCGGCCAGCAGCGCGCGCCTGCCGCCGCTGCTGCTGCAGCCGCTGGTGGAAAACGCCATCAAGCACGGCGTGGAGCCCAGCCCCGAAGGCGCCAGGCTGCGCATCCGCACCGAGCGCCGGGGCGATGTGGTGGTGATCGAGGTGGTCAACAGCCTGCCGCCCCTGCGCTGGGCCGACGAGCCTTTGCCGCGCGGCCACGGCATTGCATTGGCCAACGTGCGCGACCGGCTGCGGCTGCTGCACGACATGCAGATGCAGTTCAGCGCCGGCATGGACCAGAAGAACTACCGCGTGCGCATTGCCATTCCCGCCGAATCATGACCCTCAAGACCCTGATCGTCGACGACGAAACCCTTGCGCGTTCCCGGCTGCGCACCTTGCTGCGCGACTGCCGCTCGCCCGCGGCCGAAGTGGTGGCCGAGGCGGCCCAGGGCGCCGAGGCGCAGCAACACCTGGCGAGCATGGCAATCGACCTTGTGCTGCTCGACGTCCACATGCCCGGCGTCGACGGCATCGAGGTGGCGCGCATGCTGCGCGAGCAGGCGGACGCGCCAGCCGTGGTGTTCGTCACAGCCCACGCGGCCCATGCGGTCACGGCGTTCGATCTCGATGCGGTCGACTACCTGACCAAGCCGGTGCGGGCCGAACGCCTGCAGCAGGCGCTGCAGAAGGCCGGGCGCTTTCTGAAGGAACGGCGGGCACTGCAGGCGAACGCGGTGCAGGAAACCGTGCTCATCCAGGACCGGGGCCGCGCCGAGCGGGTGCCGCTTTCGGAGGTGCTCTACCTGAAGTCGGAATACAAGTACCTCACGGTGCGCACCGCCACGCGCAGCCACATCCTGGACGGTTCGCTGAACGAATTCGAAGAGCGGTACCCGGGGCGCTTTTTGCGCGTGCACCGCAATGCGCTGGTGGCGCGCACAGCCATCCGCGCACTGGAGAAATACGATGACGGGGAAGACGCCGAAGGCTGGGCCTTGCGGCTCGACGCGATTCCCGAACCCGTCGCGGTTTCGCGGCGGCAACTGGCTGCAGTGCGCGAAGTGCTGAAGGAAGCCCGATGACCGACGACAAGAAAACCGCCGACGAGACAACGGCAGCAGGACAGCCTCCGCCGGAGGCTGCCGAAACCCCACCCGAACTGCCCCTGAGCCCGTTGCGGCGCCTCCGCCACAAGCAGCGGCCCCCGAACCTGAACCGGAACCTGAACCCCAGCGCATGCTGCTGCACATGCCGGTCGATGTGCGCAGCGCTTCGCTGGTGGTGCTTGCGGTGCTGGCCGGCGTGTTTGCGTTGCGATGGGCTTCGGCGGTCTTCATTCCGCTGATGGTGAGCCTGCTGCTGAGCTATGCGCTCTCGCCCCTGGTGGACCGGCTGGAGCACTGGAAAGTGCCGCGCTGGATCGGCGCGACGGTGATCCTGCTGGGCCTGACCGGCGGCCTGGGCTGGACGGGCTATTCGCTGTCGGGCAGCGCCTCGGAGCTGCTCGATTCGCTGCCGGTTGCCGCGCAAAAGCTGCGGCAGGCCACGCGCAGCAACAAGAGCGCCACCGCCACGCCGCTCGACAGCGTGCAGCAGGCTGCCGCGCAGCTCGAACGCGCGGCCGAGGAAAATTCGGCCCGCGTTGCGGCCCGCAAAGGCGTGGCGCGCGTCGTCATCGAGCGGCCGGCCTTCAATGTGCGCGAGTACCTGTGGAGCGGCACCGTCGGGCTGCTGGCCGCCGCGGGGCAGTTCACGCTGGTGATCTTTCTGACCTTCTTCGCGCTGTGCTCGGGCAACACGTTCCGGCGCAAGCTGATCAAGATCACCGGCCCCAGCCTCGAAAAGAAAAAGATCACCGTGCACGTGCTGGACGACATCACGCGCAACATCGAGCGCTACCTGCTGGTGCAGATACTCACCAGCGTGCTGGTCGGTGTGGCCACGGGGCTCGCTTTCTGGAGCCTGGGGCTGGAGAACGCGGCCGTGTGGGGCATTGTTGCGGCGGTGACCAACCTCATTCCGTACATCGGTTCCGTCATCGTCATGGCCGCCGCGGGGCTGGTGGCCTTCCTTCAGTTCAACACGCTTGAAATGGGGCTGCTGGTGGCCGGCACGTCGCTGCTTATCCACACCCTGGTGGGCAACCTGCTGCTGCCGTGGCTCACCAGCCGCACCAGCCGCATGAACCCGGTGGCGGTGTTTGTCGGCGTGATCTTCTGGGGCTGGCTCTGGGGCGTTTGGGGGCTGCTGCTGGGCATTCCCATCACCATGGTGGTCAAGTCGATCTGCGACCGGGTGGAAGACCTGCAGCCGATCGGGGAGCTGCTGGGAGACTAGGCAGGTGGCGCCGCAAGGGCTTCAGCCGGGCCGGGCGCGGGCCTGGTTCAGCCTCGAGAAGCGCACGATCATCCACGGTCCGAGCAGCGCACCCAGGCCGACGGAGCTCCATGCCGCGACCCAGCCGTAGGTGCTGCCGAAGCCGAAGTGCGACTGTCCCCAGTCCAGCGCCAGGCCGAACACCCAGGGGCTCAAGGCACCGGCGCCGAAGCCCATCACCGAGCGCACGGAGTACGCCACGCCCAGGCGGTGCGGCGCCACCACGTCGGCCAGCGCGGTCGAATAGACCGACGAGTCGGCGATGGCAAGCAGGTTGTAGATGGCGGCCATCGCGGCCAGCAACCACAGCGGCCAGGTCCACATCCAGCCGAAGCTGAACGACATGCACAGGCTGGCCACCGTGGCAACCATCATGATTCGCGCACGGCCGAACCGATCGGATGCGGCGCCGCCCGCGATACTGCCGAACACGCTCACCAGGTGCGCAAGCGCGGCCAGTGCAATGCCCGCGCCTTGCCACGGCGCGCTACCGCCCGCGGACGCCACGAGGTAGGCGGGCAGCCACGCCCACAGGGCCATCAGCTCCCAGCAATGAAAGGCGTAGGCCCAGTTGCCGGCCATCGCGGGCTTGTCGCGCACCGTTTCGCGCAGCGCCTGCCAGGTGCCTTCGCGCGGCGTGCCGGCATCGGCAGGCGGTGCGGGTGGGCGCATGCGCCGCAGCGCGGGTAGGGTCAGCAATGCACCCGCCAAGGTGCAGCCAGCCGCCACGAACAGCCCGAGCCGCCAGTGCTGCACATGGCTCAACACCGCCACCACCGCGAGCGACAAGGCATAGCCCATCGACGCCGCGCCGAGAAACAGCCCCATCGCGCGGCCGCGCACGGCGGGTTGGGTGTTGCGCGCCAGGAGCTGCAGGCCGGGCGTGTACGAGGCGCCTGCGCACAGCCCCGTCAGGCCGTAGAGCAGCATGGCCGAACGATGGTCGTGCGCGAACACCGCGAAAGCCGCTGCCGCCACAGCACTGATGATGCTGCCGATGAGCAACACGCGGTGCGGTCCGAAGCGATCGGCCAGCAGGCCCACCGCGAACAGCGAGCTCATGTAGCCGATGTGCCAGGCGCTCTGGATGGAACCTGCCTGCGCGGCCGTCATGTGCCAGTCGACCATCATGAACGGCAGCACGCCGGAGTAGGCGGTGACGATCATTGCCTGCAGCAGCCGGCTCGCGCACAGCAGCGCCAGCCATCCGCGTGCGGGTGCGGCCTCAGCGCAGTGCACGTTGCATGAGCACGGTGTCGACCCACTGCCCGAACTTGAAGCCCACGTTGCGCAGCACGCCCACCATCTCGAAGCCGAGGCTTTGGTGCAGGCGCTGCGATCCGGCATTGGCGCTGTTGCCGACCACCGCCACCATCTGCGTGAAGCCGCCATCGGTGCAGCGCCCGATCACCGCCTGAAGCAGCGCCTTGCCGATGCCGCGGCCCTGCATGCCTTGCGCGATGTAGACCGAATCCTCCACCGTGTGGCGGTACGCGGACCGGCTGCGGTAGGGGCTTGCATAGGCATAGCCGGCCACCTCGCCGTCCTTCATTGCCACGAGGTAGGGCAGGCCGCGTGCAAGCACGTCGGCGCGCCGCGCTTGCATCTGCTGGACGGTGGGAACCTCTTCCTCGAAGGAGCACAGGTCGTGCAGCACGTAGTGGCTGTAGATGGCCTGCACCGCGGGCATGTGGTGCGGTTCGGCGTCGAGGATTTCCAAGGAGGTGGAGGCGAGAGTTTGTGAGGGCATGCCCCGGATCTTGACGATCCTTCATGGATAAGTGAAGCTTGGTCGGCCTATGCAAAGCATAAGGAATACTTTGGAAAAGACATTGAACCTCGACCAGCTGAAGTCCTTCGGGCTGGTCATTGAAACCGGCAGCTTCTCCGCCGCGGCCGACAGGCTCGGCCTCACGCAGCCCGCGGTAAGCCTGCAGATCCGCCAGCTGGAGCGCAAGCTGGCCGTGCGCCTGGTGGAGCGTGTGGGCCGGCAGGTCAAGGCCACGCCCGCCGGTGCGGCACTGCTGCTGCACGCCCAGCACATCGAGACCGCGGTGGAGAACGCCATCGACGCGTTGGCGGACCACACCAGCGGCGTGACGGGCCGCGTACGGCTGGGCACCGGCGCAACGGCCTGCCTTTATTTCCTGCCGGGCTTGCTGCGCGGCCTGCGTGAGCGGTTCCCGGCGCTCGGCATCGTGGTGAGCACCGGCAACACCGACGACCAGGTCCGCAAGGTGGAAGAAAACAGCATCGACCTCGCGCTGGTCACGCTGCCGGCGGCGGGCCGCTCGCTGAGCGTGGTGCCGGTGCTCGACGACGAGTTCGTCGCCATAGGCCGCGGCGATCTCGCTCCGCTGAAAGCCCGCGTGGGGCCCGCGGACCTGGCCGCGCTGCCGCTGGTGCTGTTCGAGCCCGCGGCCAACACGCGCAAGCTGGTCGACCGCTGGTTTGCCGCCGAAGGCCTGCAGCCGCAGCCCGTCATGGAGCTAGGCAGTGTCGAGGCCATGAAGGAGATGGTGGCCGCGGGGCTGGGCTACGGCATCGTGCCGCGCATGTCCATGGCGGGCCGCGGCGCCCACCCCGGGTTGAAGACAAGCCGGCTGAGCCCGGGCATGCACCGCACGCTGGCCATCGTGATCCGGCGTGACAAGCCGGTCAGCAAGGCCCTGCGCGTGGTGCTCGATGCGATTCTTGCGGCGGGCAAGAAGGGGAGTTCGGCCTTTACTCCGGCCTTTACTCCGGCCGTTATTCCGGCCGTTATTCCGGCCGTCACTCCGGCGAAAAGGCCGAAGACGTAGCACGCGCCGCGCCGCCGCGCGCGCGGCCCAGCGTGCCGACGATGAGCGCGGCAACCAGCACCAGCGCGCCGCTGAGCACCATCGCGCTCGAGATGCCGTAGTTGTCGACCGTCACGCCGCCGATCAGCGCGCCCGAGGCAATGGCCACCTGGAAGCCGCTCACCAGCAGTGCTTGTCCGGCCTCGGGTGCATCAGGCACCGCTTCCATCATCCAGCCCGTGAGCGCCACCGGAATCAGGCCGAAGGCCACGCCCCAGATGAAGACCACGACCGCGCCCGCGACAAAGCCGCTGCCGATCACCGTCGAGAGCAGCAGCGCGGTCGCCAGCATCAGCGCCGCGAGCAGGGTGGTGCCCCGCACGCTGCGTGCGACGAGGCTACCGCCCAGGAATGTGCCAATGAAGCCCACGGCGCCGTACACCAGCAGCAGCGTGGAGACGGAGTGCGGCGCCAGGCCGAACACCTGCTGCAACAGCGGCTTCAGGTAGGTATAGGCGGCGAAATGGCCGGCAATGAAGAACAGCACGGCAAGCAGGCCGACCTGCGCCATGCGGCGCGTCAACGGCGTGAGCAGGTCGCGTGCGCCGATGGCGCGCACCGGCGGTATCGCGGGCAGCAGCCACAGCTGCACCAGCAGCACGACCGCGGCAAGCGCGCCGGTCACCGCGAACGAGGCACGCCAGCCGAACAGCGTTCCAAGCAGGGAACCGGCGGGCACGCCGAGCACCGTGGCCGCGGACACGCCCGCCAGCACAAGCGACATGGCCCGCGCCTTCGAGGCTTGCGGCACCAGTTGCGTGGCTGCCGCCGGTGCAAAGGTCCAGAAGCCGCCCACGCACAGGCCCAGCATGAGCCGCGCAACCAGCATGGTGGCGAAGTTGGGCGCAAAGGCCGCCAGCAGGTTCGATGCGATCAGCAGCGTGGTGAGCGCGATCAGCACCGTGCGCCGGTCCAGGCGGCCCGAAGCGACGATGAGCCCGGGCCCTGCAAGAGCGGCAAGCACGCCTGGCATGGTGATCATGAGCCCCGCCGTGCCGTCCGACACATTGAGCCCGCGAGCGATGTCGGTCAGAAGGCCGATGGGCATGAACTCGGTCGAAACCATTGCAAAGGTGCCGACGGCAATCGAGCTGACGGCCAACCAGGCCGAACGGGTCGTCTTGACCGGCTCCGGCGACAGATCGTCGATGCAGGGGTTGCTGCTGGGTGAATTCATCATGGGAGGGTCCTGGAGTCGCACCGGCCAAAAAGGCGCGCGCCGATGCGTTGTTGCGAAAGGCTGTCCAGTGTCGAAGCGGACGGACTCTTCACAAAGGGCCTTGCCGGCAGTAGTCAGTTTCCCGGTCGCGAACAATCGCCGGTTTCAGCGCAACCTCAGGTGGCCGCCGAGCGATGCTGCAGCACCCGTCCGTCGGCGATGAAAGAGTCGCCGACCAGTACACGAAAGACCGCACCGTCGGGCAGTCGCGCGCTTGCCGTCTCTGGCGTCAGCAGCTCGACGTCGAGCGCGTGCGGCTTTCCGCGTTCGAGCTGCGCGCCGTGCGGCACGAGCCAGCGCGCGGAAAAACCTTCGTTGCCGACCACCAGCGCGCAGCGGTATTCGCCGGCCGCCAACGGCACGTCGTGCGAAGGCAGCGCCGGCGGGCGCAGCGTGAGTTCGACGGAAAGATGCGGCGTGAAGGCGCGCGCCGAATCGAAGGTCGGAGGCTGCGCTGGCGGTGCACGCCGCGGCAGCTTGCCGATGAGCCACGCGATGACGTTGCCGATGATCGGCACCCACAACACCATCAGCAGCGTGCCGATGTCGCGCGTGGTCGAGCCGGGGGTTGCGTAGTGCCGCACGACCGCGCCGCCGACGGCCACGCACAGCAGAACGGCGACGATCAGCTTGCGCCGGGACTGTATGGTGCTGCTCATGGCGGAGCGGTTGCCTGTAGGTCCATCGCATCAGCCCGTGTTCCGCAAGCCCGCCGCCACCCCGTTGATCGAAATGTGGATGCCCCGCTGCAGCCGCTCGCCGCCTTCGCCCGCGCGGTAGCGCTGCATCAGCTCGACCTGCAGGTGATGCAGCGGGTCGATGTACGGAAAGCGGTGGCGCACCGAGCGCTGCATCTCGGCATTGCCTTCGAGGCGCTGCTTTGCGCCGGTGATCAGCGTGAGCGCGTCGGAGGTGCGATGCCATTCGGTGTCGATCATCGAGAACACCTTCTGGCGCAGCTTGCGGTCGCCTACCAGCTCGGCATAGCGCGAAGCCAAGGCGAGATCGCTCTTGGCAAGCACCATGTCCATGTTGGAGAGCAGGGTGCGAAAGAACGGCCATTGCGCATACATGCGGCGCAGCAGCGCCACGCGCTCCTTGCGCGCGGCCGGCGTGCCGGCCGACGCGAGGAACTGCTCCACGCCCGAGCCGAAGCCGAACCAGCCCGGTATGGTGAGCCGGCACTGGCCCCAGCTGAAGCTCCACGGCACGGCGCGCAGGTCGTCGATCTTGTGGCTCGGGTTGCGCGATGCGGGGCGCGAGCCGATGTTGAGTTCGGCAATTTCGCGGATGGGCGTGGAGCCGAAGAAGTAGTCGCCGAAGCCCGGGGTTTCGTAGACCAGCTTGCGGTACGCCGCCATGCTCGCGGTCGACAGCTCCGCCGCCGCCGAAAGAAAGGTGGCGGGTGCCGACTTGCCCTGCGGCAGCAGCGTGGCTTCGAGCGTGGCGGCCACCAGTGTCTCGAGGTTGCGCCGGCCGATCTCGCGGTTGGCGTATTTGGAGCCGATGACTTCGCCCTGTTCGGTCAGGCGGATCTGGCCACGCACCGTGCCCGGCGGCTGCGCGAGGATGGCCTGGTAGCTCGGGCCGCCGCCGCGTCCCACCGTGCCGCCTCGGCCATGGAACATGCGCAGGCGGATGGGGTTGGTCTTCTTTTTCTTGTTGAGCTCGTCGAACAGCGACACCAGCGCAATGCCGGCGCGGTAGAGCTCCCAGTTGCTGGTGAAGATGCCGCCGTCCTTGTTGCTGTCGCTGTAGCCGAGCATCACGTCCTGCTCAGCGCCGGAGCGTTCGATCAGCTCTGCAATGCCGGGCAGGGCGTAGAAGGCGCGAACGATGGGGGCGGCATTGCGCAGGTCTTCGATGGTTTCGAACAGCGGCACCACGATCAGGTCGCAGGTTGCATTGCTGTTCATTGCACCGCGCAGCAGGCCCACTTCCTTTTGCAGCAGCAAGGCTTCGAGCAGGTCGCTCACCGTTTCGGTGTGGCTGATGATGTAGTGGCGAATGGCCGCCGCGCCGTAGCGGGCACGCGCAGTGCGGGCGGCCGCGAAGATCGCGAGTTCGCTCTGTGCGAGCGGCGAATATTCGGCATCGGGCACGCGCAGCGGACGTGCATCGTCGAGCAGCTTGAGCAGCAATTGCTGCTTGGCTTCTTCGGCCAGCGACGCATACGAGGGCTCGATGCGCGCGGTGGCCAGCAGTTCGGCAATCACGGCCTCGTGCTTGTCGGAGCTTTGGCGCAGGTCGACAGTGGCCAGGTGAAAACCGAACACCTCGACCGCGCGGATCAACGGCCGCAGGCGCGGCGCGGCCAGCACGCTGCCGTGCTTTTCGTTGAGCGACTCTTCCACGGTGCGAAGGTCGGCCAGGAATTCTTCGGCCGCGGTGTAGGGGTTTTGCGGCGGCACCGCGTGGCGTGCCGCCTCGCCGCCGGTCAGGTCGCGCAGCGTGGCCGCAAGGCGTGCATACACGCCGGTGAGTGCGCGGCGGTAAGGCTCGTCCTTGCGGTGCTCGCTGGTGTCGGGCGAACGCTCGGCCAGCGCCTGCATTTCGACCGATACATCCACCAGCGTGGCCGAAAGCGAGAGCTCTCCGCCCAGGTAGTGCACCTCGGTCAGGTAGTGGCGCAGCGCCAACTCGGCCTGCCGGCGCAATGCGTACTCGAGCGTTTCGGCCGTGACGTTCGGGTTGCCGTCGCGGTCCCCGCCGATCCATTGGCCCATGCGCAGGAAGGGTGCCACCGAGGGCACCACGCCGTTCTGGCCCAGTGTCTTTTCCAGGTCGGCATAGACGCGCGGAATCTCGCGAAGGAAGGTGGCTTCGTAATAGCTCAGCGCGTTTTCGATTTCGTCGGCCACGGTGAGCTTGGAGAAGCGCAGCAGGCGCGTCTGCCAGATCTGCGTGACGCGGATGCGCATCTGTGTTTCGTTCTCGGCAAACTCGAGCGGCGTGAGCGCGTCCTTGCCGCCTGCGTAAGCGCTCTGGCGAAGCTTGATCTCGTCGCGCGTGGTGAGCAGCTGCGCAATGGCGCGCTCGGCGTCGAGGATGCTCTTGCGCTGCACTTCGGTCGGGTGCGCGGTGAGCACCGGCGACACGTAGCTGTGCGCGAGGGAGGCGACCACTTCGTCGGGCTTGACGCCGGCCTTGCGGATGCGTGCAAGAGCGGTCTGCAGGTCGCCGTCGGCGCTCTCGCCGGCACGCTCGGCCTCGGTGCGGCGGCGAA containing:
- a CDS encoding rhomboid family intramembrane serine protease, which translates into the protein MFYAIPLENKPSWRNPPWMTVLLILVNMIVFWGPQRSEEKADERAAHYYAQSVLPELELPPFVDWLEETRSPRAKAAQRLLARKQTGPLLDGMQQEKAFLQKLRADGVVTPANPRYAEWKRDRQQYESMQPAPFTERWAQDYTKDAEFKPWTWVTAAFLHGSTGHLLGNMLFLFLFGFSVELALGRGTYLSFYILGAVGASVLADWAYAGKGSYGLGASGAVSALMGMYAVMYRLRRIRFFYQLFFYFNYVTAPALLLLPAWIANELLQHAVGGQGIAYMAHLGGLLTGAALMACAMALNRVKTPETVASEQSNGDEEFNGHVAAARRLGAAMKFEAAAAEWRAAAALQPGDTDTLRAWFNTARLQPASEDFHQAARRIFRLPATDPDTLALQHASYTTYLDQAKPGARLKPDDMARLARRFTRVRQFQDADKLCRVLLKTAPDHPELADTLSACANGLLHAGEREMAKGWLPHLLRLAPNDMVTRALERA
- the argH gene encoding argininosuccinate lyase, with the protein product MTQNQLDKKSEAWSALFSEPMSDLVKRYTASVFFDKRLWQADIEGSLAHAGMLAAQSIIAKQDHAEIERGMAQIRAEIESGAFEWKLDLEDVHLNIEARLTQLVGDAGKRLHTGRSRNDQVATDVRLWLRGEIDLIADLLVALQVSLVDIAEKNVDVILPGFTHLQVAQPVSFGHHMLAYVEMFSRDAERLQDVRKRVNRLPLGAAALAGTSYPLDRELVAKTLKMDGVCQNSLDAVSDRDFAIEFTAAASLCMVHISRMSEELILWMSQNFGFIQIADRFTTGSSIMPQKKNPDVPELARGKTGRVVGHLMALITLMKGQPLAYNKDNQEDKEPLFDTVDTLKDTLRIFAEMIGGITVKPEAMEAAALRGYATATDLADYLVKKGLPFRDAHETVAHAVKAATSHKVDLAELPLAVLQQFNPKIEKDVYDVLSLRGSLNARNILGGTAPAQVKAQIARHRARLA
- a CDS encoding sensor histidine kinase, which encodes MRNPAILSATSNPTPPSSPERGRLPARGGSGLFDACQIGVVLRAVLFVEALVATATLFVSSSPGEWLVQTATVTGGALPATLLWLVAACALKKPLGRLPRQAQYAAGAVLGAVSALYGCGLLRLTGVLGTAPWLASAVAGAFIAGMVMAAMVLRARGQTPAAMTARLEELQSRIRPHFLFNTLNSAIALVREEPAKAETMLEDLAELFRQALADPGESGTLADEIALAERYLAIEQVRFGDRLRIRWDLDAAASSARLPPLLLQPLVENAIKHGVEPSPEGARLRIRTERRGDVVVIEVVNSLPPLRWADEPLPRGHGIALANVRDRLRLLHDMQMQFSAGMDQKNYRVRIAIPAES
- a CDS encoding AI-2E family transporter, producing the protein MLLHMPVDVRSASLVVLAVLAGVFALRWASAVFIPLMVSLLLSYALSPLVDRLEHWKVPRWIGATVILLGLTGGLGWTGYSLSGSASELLDSLPVAAQKLRQATRSNKSATATPLDSVQQAAAQLERAAEENSARVAARKGVARVVIERPAFNVREYLWSGTVGLLAAAGQFTLVIFLTFFALCSGNTFRRKLIKITGPSLEKKKITVHVLDDITRNIERYLLVQILTSVLVGVATGLAFWSLGLENAAVWGIVAAVTNLIPYIGSVIVMAAAGLVAFLQFNTLEMGLLVAGTSLLIHTLVGNLLLPWLTSRTSRMNPVAVFVGVIFWGWLWGVWGLLLGIPITMVVKSICDRVEDLQPIGELLGD
- a CDS encoding LytR/AlgR family response regulator transcription factor — encoded protein: MTLKTLIVDDETLARSRLRTLLRDCRSPAAEVVAEAAQGAEAQQHLASMAIDLVLLDVHMPGVDGIEVARMLREQADAPAVVFVTAHAAHAVTAFDLDAVDYLTKPVRAERLQQALQKAGRFLKERRALQANAVQETVLIQDRGRAERVPLSEVLYLKSEYKYLTVRTATRSHILDGSLNEFEERYPGRFLRVHRNALVARTAIRALEKYDDGEDAEGWALRLDAIPEPVAVSRRQLAAVREVLKEAR
- a CDS encoding MFS transporter, with translation MHCAEAAPARGWLALLCASRLLQAMIVTAYSGVLPFMMVDWHMTAAQAGSIQSAWHIGYMSSLFAVGLLADRFGPHRVLLIGSIISAVAAAAFAVFAHDHRSAMLLYGLTGLCAGASYTPGLQLLARNTQPAVRGRAMGLFLGAASMGYALSLAVVAVLSHVQHWRLGLFVAAGCTLAGALLTLPALRRMRPPAPPADAGTPREGTWQALRETVRDKPAMAGNWAYAFHCWELMALWAWLPAYLVASAGGSAPWQGAGIALAALAHLVSVFGSIAGGAASDRFGRARIMMVATVASLCMSFSFGWMWTWPLWLLAAMAAIYNLLAIADSSVYSTALADVVAPHRLGVAYSVRSVMGFGAGALSPWVFGLALDWGQSHFGFGSTYGWVAAWSSVGLGALLGPWMIVRFSRLNQARARPG